In Bdellovibrio sp. GT3, one genomic interval encodes:
- a CDS encoding YiiX/YebB-like N1pC/P60 family cysteine hydrolase, translating to MRFSLVSLCLVPLAFAACKSQQEVTERVPAAASYVDPQYYDYQALFAEALTFRAKALQFAQEKKMNERSDVSFSRSEGEWVRQMGADYLVTRKKLLDYTLPVASNFASPNQVKLTPYLGTKNEVKERVRPKDVWEKYQILSIDPKDPQGEKEIFKTQMALASALILMDNFLVAIQPYNNIDSIRYVLNYDVQQKKALQQVADSYTNRERRDQIRTAIEFVDGVMAWRRAQGVATSPEEANLYGMIQSSIWYVAVKNNKEGSTFEDAVANLWNRLTSRGKRGARVVSYGVSMGFGNMVGLVETRKGYLYNMSLNEKNKLIAEMKPLDILMEKTPFRLTDKMIPGHYGHVAIWLGTEQQLKDLRVWDQIPSKVQAKIRSGHRIVEALRPGVEINSLDHFLNIDDFLVVRDNRSNITDEYRRKAILQAVAQIGKEYDFNFDVHTHTRIVCSEIAYVVFDDVKWPLANTLMRYTISPDNVAQLAVGNQRMFDPVIMYYGGRRVYKDLPHSLELLLKADDASYAEFSRFQGI from the coding sequence ATGCGTTTTAGTCTGGTATCACTGTGTCTCGTGCCATTGGCATTTGCAGCTTGTAAGTCTCAACAGGAAGTAACGGAGAGGGTGCCAGCAGCGGCAAGCTATGTGGATCCTCAATATTATGACTATCAAGCTTTGTTCGCAGAGGCTCTGACTTTCCGGGCAAAAGCTTTGCAGTTTGCTCAAGAGAAAAAAATGAATGAACGCAGTGATGTGAGCTTTAGCCGCTCCGAAGGGGAGTGGGTGCGCCAAATGGGTGCGGACTACCTTGTGACTCGCAAAAAGCTTTTGGATTATACTCTTCCAGTGGCTTCTAATTTCGCCAGCCCAAATCAAGTCAAACTGACTCCTTACCTGGGCACGAAGAACGAAGTAAAAGAACGTGTTCGTCCAAAGGATGTTTGGGAGAAATACCAAATTCTGAGCATTGACCCTAAAGACCCTCAAGGTGAAAAAGAAATCTTCAAAACTCAAATGGCATTGGCATCTGCGCTGATCCTGATGGACAACTTCCTGGTCGCAATCCAGCCATACAATAATATTGATTCCATTCGCTATGTGTTGAATTACGACGTCCAGCAGAAGAAAGCCCTGCAGCAGGTTGCTGACAGTTATACAAATCGTGAGCGTCGTGATCAGATCCGTACTGCAATTGAGTTCGTTGATGGCGTGATGGCGTGGCGTCGTGCTCAAGGCGTTGCAACCAGTCCTGAAGAAGCCAACCTTTACGGCATGATTCAATCCAGTATCTGGTATGTGGCAGTGAAGAATAATAAAGAGGGCTCCACCTTTGAAGATGCGGTTGCAAATTTGTGGAATCGACTGACTTCCCGAGGCAAGCGCGGAGCGCGAGTTGTGTCCTATGGTGTGAGTATGGGTTTTGGTAACATGGTGGGTCTGGTTGAGACTCGTAAAGGTTATCTGTACAACATGTCCTTGAATGAAAAGAACAAGCTTATCGCAGAAATGAAACCATTGGACATTTTGATGGAAAAAACGCCATTCCGCCTGACCGACAAAATGATTCCAGGTCACTACGGGCACGTTGCGATTTGGCTGGGTACTGAGCAACAACTGAAGGACCTGAGAGTTTGGGACCAAATTCCAAGCAAAGTGCAGGCTAAGATTCGTTCGGGCCACAGAATTGTCGAGGCCTTGCGCCCGGGAGTTGAGATCAATTCGTTGGATCATTTCCTGAACATCGACGATTTCCTGGTTGTTCGTGATAACCGTTCAAATATTACTGACGAGTATCGCAGAAAAGCGATCCTTCAGGCGGTTGCGCAAATCGGTAAAGAATACGACTTTAACTTTGACGTGCATACACACACTCGCATTGTTTGCTCGGAGATCGCTTACGTGGTTTTCGACGATGTGAAGTGGCCACTTGCGAACACTTTGATGCGTTATACGATCAGTCCTGACAACGTTGCGCAGTTGGCAGTAGGCAATCAAAGAATGTTTGATCCCGTGATCATGTATTACGGCGGTCGCCGTGTTTATAAGGATCTGCCACATTCACTTGAGTTGTTGTTGAAGGCAGATGATGCATCCTACGCTGAGTTTTCAAGATTCCAGGGAATCTAG
- a CDS encoding septal ring lytic transglycosylase RlpA family protein: protein MARRIFIILLTVGFSLPSCAHPLRVGSTAQGKASWYGESHNGNRTASGETFNMKELTAAHRTLPMGSMIKVTSLTSGKSTTVRVNDRGPFKKGRIVDVSEAAAKELGMIQKGVDQVKIEVLSIPGK, encoded by the coding sequence ATGGCCCGACGTATTTTCATTATACTTTTAACTGTGGGATTCAGCCTTCCCAGCTGCGCCCACCCTCTGCGTGTTGGCAGCACAGCCCAGGGTAAAGCCTCATGGTATGGCGAGAGTCACAACGGCAACCGCACGGCCAGTGGTGAGACTTTTAATATGAAAGAGCTAACGGCGGCACACCGCACCCTGCCCATGGGCTCCATGATCAAAGTAACAAGCCTGACTTCGGGCAAATCAACCACAGTCAGAGTTAATGATCGCGGACCGTTCAAAAAAGGTCGCATTGTTGATGTATCAGAAGCTGCCGCCAAGGAATTGGGCATGATTCAAAAAGGTGTGGATCAGGTAAAAATAGAAGTCTTGTCCATCCCCGGCAAATAA
- a CDS encoding phospholipase D-like domain-containing protein, producing the protein MMKAGVLGVALLMASPVFAQATQVSLKERIDVMDYYKQNHDVMFSAEACRRPETLLSEIRKLTAKDQEQAISFVKKVEGQVPEKILLPLVYWKFIKPQPANEQKVLKYWLQTRIQALRDYADHPLKKNRQSQEQARGLALSYSRTGSLSIASTQLLENLKTRFPEMDMYSLVAGGFVAGNVVELVSHNTVSPEHIDWFNERSIFNGGKLDFTKPYMKMPMSEKDEGHPAFKDPMFARIRDMIASSQQSIFIDIFLFGGTMGGTLSKFLLDQTSLKLKANPNFKVLLLHDFATNYNMKDEMMPIFQYLKDRVAADPALRPAVVLLQANIQRHPPGIPFGITNLVPKTDETFKALEKRNTYYESKIDHSKVIVVDAEGDAPQAYFGSKNWSDHSGGYYYDNALYVKGPAAALVQAAYYDDVDAALTTNQQERKWFYYKEQGFSNEAYLSQREKILSWFKVKRTSYPIVGNQVVRLAEANVDGKIKDVRNMLVDMISKAEKNIYMEQLFIYDPYINDALMKRKSQVPSLKIRILADHNGNFDMGGLPNTLYLEQLMEHGVEVKARKTLGSEARFPNGKTQVYHQENHRKITSIDGKTMMIGSSNLNPDTLQGSFREFGAQIFDTKEISRFEQEFLAAWNDKSQTGPFFEGQLQLKVLGQGLTVEQSKLLNDLGAAIFRAKDDIEKR; encoded by the coding sequence ATGATGAAGGCGGGCGTACTTGGTGTCGCATTGTTAATGGCCTCTCCGGTCTTCGCACAGGCGACGCAAGTCTCTTTGAAAGAACGCATCGATGTCATGGACTACTATAAGCAGAATCACGACGTGATGTTTTCGGCAGAAGCATGTCGTCGTCCTGAAACGCTGTTAAGCGAGATACGAAAACTTACAGCGAAGGATCAGGAACAGGCCATCTCGTTCGTAAAGAAGGTTGAAGGTCAGGTCCCGGAGAAGATTCTGTTGCCACTGGTGTATTGGAAATTCATCAAGCCGCAACCCGCGAATGAACAGAAGGTATTGAAATATTGGTTGCAAACCCGCATTCAGGCGCTTCGCGATTATGCGGATCATCCACTCAAAAAGAACCGCCAGTCTCAAGAGCAGGCCCGTGGTTTGGCCCTCAGCTATTCCCGTACGGGGAGCCTGAGCATCGCTTCAACACAGTTGCTGGAAAATTTGAAAACGCGATTCCCCGAGATGGACATGTACAGCCTGGTCGCAGGTGGATTTGTCGCAGGGAATGTGGTGGAGCTGGTCAGTCATAACACGGTTTCCCCCGAGCACATTGACTGGTTCAATGAACGCTCCATTTTTAACGGCGGCAAACTGGATTTCACGAAACCTTATATGAAAATGCCAATGTCTGAAAAGGACGAGGGTCATCCCGCCTTTAAAGACCCGATGTTTGCGCGCATTCGTGACATGATTGCCAGCAGTCAGCAGAGTATCTTCATTGATATCTTTCTGTTTGGTGGAACGATGGGTGGAACATTAAGCAAGTTCTTATTGGATCAGACGTCCCTGAAGTTGAAAGCAAACCCGAATTTCAAGGTCCTTTTGCTTCATGACTTTGCCACAAACTACAATATGAAAGACGAAATGATGCCGATCTTTCAATATTTGAAGGATCGTGTTGCCGCGGATCCGGCATTGCGCCCGGCTGTTGTCCTGTTGCAGGCAAATATTCAGCGTCACCCACCGGGGATTCCATTTGGTATAACGAATCTGGTTCCTAAAACGGATGAAACCTTCAAGGCCCTGGAAAAACGCAATACCTATTATGAATCCAAAATCGATCACAGTAAGGTGATTGTAGTCGATGCCGAAGGCGATGCGCCTCAGGCTTACTTTGGCTCCAAGAACTGGTCCGATCACAGTGGTGGCTACTACTATGACAATGCCTTGTATGTGAAGGGACCGGCAGCGGCCTTGGTGCAGGCAGCTTATTACGATGACGTGGATGCGGCACTGACGACAAATCAGCAGGAAAGAAAATGGTTCTATTATAAAGAACAAGGTTTCTCCAATGAGGCCTATCTGTCCCAGCGTGAAAAGATTTTGAGTTGGTTCAAAGTTAAGAGAACAAGTTACCCGATAGTGGGGAACCAAGTGGTGCGATTGGCGGAAGCCAATGTTGATGGAAAGATCAAAGACGTTCGCAACATGCTGGTTGATATGATTTCCAAAGCGGAAAAAAATATCTACATGGAGCAATTGTTCATTTACGACCCTTACATCAACGATGCCCTGATGAAAAGAAAGTCCCAGGTGCCATCACTGAAAATCAGAATCCTGGCAGATCACAACGGAAACTTCGACATGGGTGGATTGCCTAATACGCTTTACCTTGAGCAGTTGATGGAGCACGGGGTGGAAGTGAAGGCTCGTAAAACTCTGGGATCTGAGGCGCGCTTTCCGAATGGGAAAACCCAGGTTTACCATCAGGAGAACCATCGCAAGATCACATCGATTGACGGCAAAACGATGATGATTGGATCGTCCAATCTGAATCCGGATACTTTGCAGGGCAGCTTCCGTGAATTTGGTGCGCAAATTTTCGATACGAAAGAGATTTCGCGCTTTGAACAGGAATTCCTGGCGGCATGGAATGACAAATCGCAAACCGGGCCTTTCTTTGAAGGGCAGTTGCAGTTGAAAGTTCTGGGGCAGGGGCTGACAGTGGAGCAGTCGAAGTTATTAAATGACCTGGGTGCGGCGATTTTCAGAGCCAAAGACGATATCGAAAAACGATAA
- a CDS encoding TIGR02147 family protein: MTKAEILKYKDYRQFLADYNAWKSQNKVGWSLTVWTRQLGLSHPSALSMILNRKRHIGDKLAESISEYFDFNEGEKSHFSNLVKYEKSIDSNHLRIMVLNQLQGEKNHAIARFVLNEGNKLQNIESREALAKLLSPILGLNSDEVIALESRTPESPDPKAMHQEIVKILERSYDVVPKSQRQYSATFMRMKSERMQEAIDKLRAFQKEFIAEFDCEDANTLVCFQNSLFSMLNEQSAETNPELPHNKKN, from the coding sequence ATGACAAAGGCTGAAATCCTTAAATACAAAGACTACAGGCAGTTTCTGGCGGACTACAACGCTTGGAAGAGCCAGAATAAAGTAGGTTGGAGTCTGACTGTGTGGACCCGTCAGTTGGGTCTTTCGCATCCGTCAGCTTTGTCGATGATCCTGAATCGCAAGCGCCATATCGGCGATAAACTTGCGGAATCCATCTCAGAATATTTTGATTTCAATGAAGGCGAGAAATCCCATTTTTCGAACCTGGTGAAGTACGAAAAGTCCATTGATAGCAATCATCTTCGCATCATGGTATTGAATCAGCTTCAAGGGGAGAAGAATCACGCCATTGCACGCTTCGTTCTGAATGAAGGCAATAAGCTGCAAAACATTGAAAGCCGTGAGGCCTTGGCGAAACTGCTTTCGCCTATCCTTGGGCTGAACAGTGATGAAGTGATTGCCCTGGAGTCCAGAACTCCAGAATCACCGGATCCCAAAGCCATGCACCAGGAAATTGTCAAAATTCTGGAGCGTTCGTACGATGTGGTGCCAAAATCCCAACGCCAATACTCGGCAACATTCATGCGTATGAAGTCTGAACGAATGCAGGAAGCTATTGATAAGCTTCGCGCATTCCAAAAAGAGTTTATTGCAGAATTCGACTGCGAAGATGCGAATACGCTGGTTTGTTTCCAGAACTCGCTCTTTTCAATGCTTAATGAACAGAGCGCGGAAACAAATCCAGAGCTTCCACACAACAAAAAAAATTAG
- a CDS encoding thermonuclease family protein produces MKSFNLLLSLLLSLPLLGHAYTIQGTVTNVHDGDTLNVQSGSQKYKVRFLGVDTPEVDYFGNTQGESAYVARDFVAGLVPPGSQITVVYDDNGHDKHNRILGRVFYNNVEINLEILKEGWGYLYFIYPFDKGLIAAYSSASQYAVENQRGLFGPRYSNVSAPYDFRMDSRNFTGTNFVGDIETKMLYFPEDSYKVPVYRRAFFSDRNLAIHLGYRFF; encoded by the coding sequence ATGAAGTCATTTAATCTGCTTTTATCGCTCCTGCTTTCCCTGCCCCTTTTAGGTCATGCCTACACTATTCAAGGCACTGTCACTAATGTTCACGACGGTGACACACTCAACGTGCAATCCGGTTCACAGAAGTACAAAGTTCGCTTCCTGGGGGTTGATACTCCGGAAGTGGATTACTTTGGAAACACTCAGGGTGAGTCCGCCTACGTGGCGCGTGACTTCGTTGCGGGGCTTGTGCCTCCAGGCAGTCAGATCACTGTGGTTTACGACGATAACGGCCATGACAAGCACAACCGCATCTTGGGCCGGGTCTTTTACAATAACGTCGAGATCAATCTGGAGATTCTAAAAGAAGGCTGGGGATACCTGTACTTTATCTATCCGTTTGATAAGGGCCTGATCGCCGCCTATAGCAGCGCCAGCCAGTATGCAGTTGAAAACCAAAGAGGTCTGTTTGGCCCACGCTATTCGAATGTCTCTGCCCCTTATGATTTCCGTATGGATTCCCGCAATTTTACGGGAACAAATTTTGTGGGTGATATCGAAACCAAGATGCTTTACTTCCCGGAGGACTCTTACAAAGTTCCGGTTTATAGACGAGCTTTCTTTTCAGATAGAAATCTGGCGATACACCTGGGTTACAGATTCTTCTAA
- a CDS encoding polysaccharide deacetylase family protein, whose product MKSKIVWAFVGLVFACEVTRAQDVISDLVAKGPPDKIADDKMKVERKVCKGSKSYPVHLTFDDGPDLEHTPQILDVLKRNGIKATFFISADKLVEGKPQEIAARKALIERARNEGHTIGSHSFEHIEHANAETTSRQKMLGNLNKAFTEMDKLNLPKPMPFRFPYGSSWIFDSVKANQDLANGAMVAIKRAGYYPLHWDVDTNDWSKIKRKALPVSALEQICERHGGVVLMHDVHQWTADNLPALIESIHLSGHKLVSEAEIIKYSENDSTRPLASVAERLGGGQDCVYRGGHLDRAGTKCHTGSTDSRTKNGVQ is encoded by the coding sequence ATGAAATCAAAAATTGTGTGGGCTTTTGTCGGTTTGGTTTTTGCGTGTGAAGTTACACGTGCTCAAGACGTAATATCTGATCTGGTTGCCAAAGGGCCGCCGGATAAAATTGCAGATGATAAAATGAAAGTTGAAAGGAAAGTTTGCAAAGGAAGTAAATCCTATCCTGTGCATCTGACTTTTGATGATGGGCCGGATTTGGAACATACACCGCAAATCCTTGATGTGCTGAAACGCAATGGTATCAAAGCAACTTTCTTTATATCTGCTGACAAGTTGGTTGAAGGAAAGCCCCAGGAGATTGCCGCTCGTAAGGCTTTGATTGAAAGAGCCAGAAATGAAGGGCACACCATCGGATCCCATTCATTTGAACATATTGAACATGCCAATGCAGAAACGACGTCTCGTCAAAAAATGCTGGGGAATCTGAATAAAGCTTTCACTGAGATGGACAAGTTGAATTTGCCAAAGCCGATGCCATTTCGATTTCCATATGGAAGCTCATGGATTTTTGATTCTGTGAAGGCCAATCAGGACCTGGCAAATGGTGCGATGGTGGCCATCAAGCGTGCAGGTTATTATCCCCTGCATTGGGATGTCGATACGAATGACTGGAGTAAAATCAAACGTAAAGCGCTGCCTGTCTCAGCCCTGGAACAGATTTGTGAAAGGCATGGTGGTGTTGTTCTGATGCACGATGTGCATCAATGGACTGCTGACAATTTGCCAGCTCTAATCGAATCCATTCATCTTTCGGGTCATAAACTGGTTTCTGAGGCAGAGATTATCAAATACTCCGAAAACGACTCCACGCGGCCTCTTGCCTCAGTTGCGGAACGACTGGGTGGCGGTCAGGATTGTGTCTATAGAGGGGGCCATCTTGATAGGGCCGGTACAAAATGTCATACTGGCAGTACAGATTCACGCACAAAGAATGGGGTTCAATAA
- a CDS encoding DegT/DnrJ/EryC1/StrS family aminotransferase, with protein MSIQQVPFITLNRFEPGFRDEFLAGVANLFDKTQFVGGPIVGEMEANLATYTKSKHAIGCANGTDAIQIALRAVGVEKNDKVLVPDMTFWATFEAVVNVGANPVTVDVNKQFCHWDLATFKQAVTQFKPKAAIMVHLYGWVTPETMEIRKFAKENGVVLIEDGAQCFGTEIDGQSVVGTAEIATTSFYPAKVLGASGDAGAIFTGNDTYAKNCRTLINHGRTDHYSHGMIGWNSRIGAYESLFLNMSLKHIDARIKSRMNAVKFYEESLQGLPLKPVRAAANVKENGYCAVAMIEPSLRSALIENLKKANVGYGTIYPGAMSLQSGAQGHLAGKIDNGNAHYISQAVLNLPCFAYITPEELQYVVDVVKKSF; from the coding sequence ATGAGCATTCAACAAGTTCCATTTATTACTTTGAACCGTTTTGAACCTGGTTTCCGCGATGAATTTTTGGCAGGCGTTGCCAACCTTTTTGATAAAACTCAATTCGTTGGTGGTCCGATCGTTGGCGAGATGGAAGCCAATTTGGCAACTTACACTAAATCCAAACACGCTATCGGTTGTGCGAACGGCACTGATGCGATTCAAATCGCACTTCGCGCTGTGGGTGTTGAAAAGAACGATAAAGTTCTGGTTCCGGATATGACTTTCTGGGCGACATTCGAAGCTGTTGTGAATGTTGGGGCAAATCCTGTGACTGTGGACGTGAACAAACAATTCTGTCACTGGGACCTTGCAACTTTCAAACAAGCGGTCACACAATTCAAACCTAAAGCGGCTATCATGGTTCACCTTTACGGTTGGGTGACTCCTGAAACAATGGAGATCAGAAAGTTTGCGAAAGAAAACGGCGTAGTGCTGATCGAAGACGGTGCTCAGTGTTTTGGTACTGAGATCGACGGTCAATCTGTTGTGGGTACGGCTGAAATCGCGACTACCAGCTTTTATCCAGCGAAAGTTTTGGGCGCTTCCGGTGACGCCGGCGCTATCTTTACTGGCAACGATACTTACGCAAAGAATTGCCGTACATTGATCAATCATGGTCGTACGGATCACTACTCTCACGGTATGATCGGTTGGAATTCCCGTATCGGTGCCTATGAGTCCTTGTTCCTGAACATGTCTTTGAAACACATTGATGCACGTATCAAATCCCGTATGAACGCGGTTAAGTTTTACGAGGAGTCATTGCAAGGCTTGCCGCTAAAACCAGTTCGCGCGGCTGCGAATGTAAAAGAGAATGGTTACTGTGCAGTGGCGATGATTGAGCCATCTTTGCGTTCGGCTTTGATTGAAAACTTGAAAAAAGCCAACGTGGGTTACGGCACAATCTATCCAGGCGCGATGAGCCTGCAATCCGGTGCTCAAGGTCACTTGGCGGGCAAAATTGATAATGGCAATGCTCACTACATCTCTCAAGCTGTATTGAACCTTCCATGCTTTGCTTATATCACGCCAGAAGAACTTCAGTACGTAGTGGACGTTGTTAAAAAGAGCTTCTAG
- a CDS encoding Ig-like domain-containing protein: MKMRLLGFILAGSALIVTFQNCAPQAHFASLASKTISAGGEPKSIPDLLIETKMNTAIEFQADKTSAPVADKITFLTINSGAALNGKIEIIDAATYNFKYTPNYGFRGTDNILVTVTDKEGVAIQFKIKASVGNAFQTFKPALAIRGMGCIQCHAQVASNIITDFGYGSSYFMAQGSPSNITWTSGSVYGDHGKNFYTVAMPADKSIIVPQAPLPSAIATQAGAGTLAAYLKSQLANSAYATSKGAQVLEKKSVYIGAPTDANISSAFQLTATERFKYFKDADTSVALSGLKDEGDFFQNSGTLNCEGDVAVRGPLLLENLTLNSKTGCRLYVMGSVFIYGAINYANTDSSRNLQITSSKSISLGLGTVKKNGNFCNTTDNYATNTAGYGTSSLVNRYSSFWTVPGNFIRASANPKAFGDTVLAEAALIEAKKGALYDAACRTEGRNVSFERILLNAPLIHSRYEGNVSGTVIAEVSIMSLNKFKFSYDEVFNTVPVFPFLDRSVYLDIVE; the protein is encoded by the coding sequence ATGAAAATGAGACTGCTTGGATTCATCTTGGCTGGTAGTGCCCTGATCGTTACGTTTCAAAACTGCGCGCCTCAAGCTCACTTTGCAAGCCTGGCAAGTAAAACGATCTCTGCAGGTGGAGAACCCAAATCCATTCCTGACTTGTTGATCGAAACCAAAATGAATACCGCCATCGAGTTTCAGGCGGATAAAACCTCGGCACCAGTGGCCGATAAAATCACCTTTTTGACCATCAACTCCGGGGCGGCCCTAAACGGCAAGATCGAGATCATTGACGCCGCCACTTATAATTTCAAATACACGCCCAACTATGGCTTCCGCGGAACTGACAACATCCTGGTGACGGTCACCGACAAAGAGGGTGTGGCAATTCAATTCAAAATCAAAGCGAGTGTCGGTAATGCATTCCAGACATTCAAGCCGGCCCTGGCAATTCGCGGAATGGGCTGCATCCAATGTCATGCACAGGTGGCTTCAAACATCATCACTGATTTTGGTTACGGCTCCAGCTACTTCATGGCTCAGGGCTCACCTTCTAATATCACTTGGACCAGTGGCTCCGTTTACGGCGACCACGGCAAAAACTTTTATACCGTGGCCATGCCAGCGGATAAATCCATTATCGTTCCACAGGCACCTCTGCCTTCCGCGATCGCAACTCAAGCTGGCGCCGGCACCTTGGCAGCTTACTTAAAGTCACAACTTGCGAACTCCGCCTATGCAACCTCCAAGGGCGCACAGGTTCTTGAAAAGAAAAGCGTGTACATCGGTGCGCCGACCGATGCGAACATTTCCAGTGCATTTCAGCTAACGGCCACTGAACGCTTTAAATATTTTAAGGATGCTGACACATCCGTGGCTTTGTCGGGTCTTAAAGACGAAGGAGACTTCTTTCAAAACAGCGGCACACTTAATTGTGAGGGCGACGTTGCAGTTCGTGGTCCTCTGCTATTGGAAAATCTGACTTTGAACTCTAAAACTGGCTGCCGACTGTATGTGATGGGCTCAGTGTTCATCTATGGCGCAATCAATTACGCCAACACTGATTCCTCCCGCAATCTGCAAATCACCAGCAGCAAGTCCATCAGCTTGGGCTTGGGTACCGTTAAAAAGAACGGCAACTTCTGTAATACGACTGACAACTATGCGACGAACACTGCGGGTTACGGCACTTCTTCACTGGTGAACCGTTACTCTTCGTTCTGGACGGTGCCGGGTAACTTTATCAGAGCCTCTGCAAATCCCAAGGCTTTCGGTGACACAGTCCTTGCGGAAGCGGCTTTGATCGAAGCTAAAAAGGGCGCCTTGTACGATGCTGCCTGCCGCACGGAAGGTCGCAACGTCTCCTTCGAAAGAATCCTTCTGAATGCGCCTTTGATTCACAGTCGCTACGAAGGCAATGTTTCTGGAACTGTTATTGCCGAGGTCTCCATCATGAGTTTGAACAAGTTCAAATTCTCATATGATGAAGTCTTTAATACAGTGCCTGTCTTCCCGTTCCTGGATCGCTCGGTCTACCTCGATATCGTCGAATAG